The following coding sequences are from one Leptospira mayottensis 200901116 window:
- a CDS encoding TIGR04326 family surface carbohydrate biosynthesis protein, whose translation MFNQSSHQNSILIWDHSVDRNLPDFSGRIYLWNDYSEDPSKARFSIPKYIDQNRIRLREQYNSILYQLGEIRFRNKRVVDWLQIRPGLSYWWMTLIVESNYGKSSFMTPFIKLLALEEILSNQNALEIIFSSSNSDLKKIIRKFCKENKIRFSQQNGIKDYNNRINPFWVFYKRSPYIFRASIAFFRYLRLVWGLRKQSTFGKRVKNFQTSVFDYFFHLRFGSKDNVSFESNYWTDLVDVLRNLKLKTLWFHIFIPYSQVPSSKKAISLAQTFNQNENEVHHFLEGQISFLTILKTILDYIRVYWIHFVIRRLKSFCKTNILAFDFWPLIRNDFLDSLIGPSSVQNLFFLNLIEANLQDLPSQKFGIYLQENQAWEMALIYAWKSRVNGPLIGVSHATVRFWDLRYFRDPRSYIRKNENSWPMPDVVAINGSASWSAYCEGKYPEGRMVKVEALRYLKINSEIITRKKLLRIHSSKVKVLILTDYVESVTKLQMQMLVNAIPFLNRDYIFILKSHPACPVQEDEFPSLQLIVRHEPITDLLEEVDIAYTSNITSAAIDVYCSGVPVVSVLDGTSLNMSPLLGMNDVVFVSTANELSNALESDFDVLVGKENSLFYIDPNLPKWKKLLAID comes from the coding sequence TTGTTTAACCAGAGTTCTCATCAAAATTCTATCTTAATTTGGGATCATTCAGTTGATCGAAATCTGCCAGATTTTTCTGGTAGAATCTATCTTTGGAACGATTATTCAGAAGATCCTTCTAAAGCTCGATTTTCGATTCCAAAATATATTGATCAAAATCGAATTCGCTTGAGAGAACAATACAACTCTATCCTTTATCAATTAGGAGAAATACGCTTTAGAAATAAAAGAGTTGTTGATTGGTTACAAATTCGTCCTGGTCTTAGTTACTGGTGGATGACGTTGATTGTGGAAAGCAATTATGGAAAATCTTCCTTTATGACTCCTTTTATAAAGCTTCTTGCTTTAGAGGAGATTCTATCAAACCAGAATGCTTTAGAAATCATTTTTAGCTCTTCTAATTCGGACTTAAAGAAGATAATTCGTAAGTTCTGTAAAGAAAACAAGATTCGTTTTTCCCAACAAAATGGAATCAAAGATTACAATAATCGTATTAATCCATTTTGGGTTTTTTATAAACGATCGCCTTATATTTTCAGAGCTAGTATTGCATTCTTTCGTTATTTACGATTGGTTTGGGGACTGCGAAAGCAAAGTACCTTCGGAAAAAGAGTAAAAAATTTTCAAACCTCTGTTTTTGATTATTTTTTCCATTTGAGATTTGGTTCTAAAGATAATGTTTCTTTTGAATCAAATTATTGGACGGACCTTGTTGATGTCTTGAGAAATTTGAAACTAAAAACGCTTTGGTTTCATATATTCATTCCATACAGTCAAGTTCCAAGTTCAAAAAAAGCAATTTCTTTGGCGCAAACTTTCAATCAAAATGAAAATGAAGTTCATCATTTTTTAGAAGGACAAATTAGTTTTCTTACAATTTTAAAAACGATTTTAGATTATATTCGAGTTTACTGGATTCATTTTGTCATCCGACGTTTAAAGTCATTTTGTAAAACAAATATTTTGGCTTTCGATTTTTGGCCTCTGATTCGAAATGATTTTTTAGATTCGTTGATCGGGCCTAGTTCGGTTCAAAATCTTTTTTTTCTCAATTTAATCGAAGCAAACTTACAAGATTTACCTTCACAAAAGTTCGGGATTTACCTTCAGGAAAATCAAGCCTGGGAGATGGCTTTAATTTATGCATGGAAATCCAGAGTGAACGGACCTTTGATCGGAGTATCTCATGCAACGGTACGATTTTGGGATCTTCGATATTTTCGTGATCCAAGAAGTTATATTCGAAAAAATGAAAATTCTTGGCCGATGCCAGATGTGGTTGCGATCAACGGAAGTGCGTCTTGGAGCGCCTATTGTGAAGGGAAATATCCGGAAGGTCGAATGGTTAAAGTAGAAGCGTTGCGTTATTTAAAAATCAATTCCGAAATAATTACAAGAAAAAAATTACTCAGAATTCATTCTTCGAAAGTAAAAGTTCTCATTTTAACGGATTATGTAGAGTCAGTCACAAAATTACAAATGCAAATGTTGGTCAATGCGATTCCATTTTTGAATCGGGACTATATATTTATTCTAAAATCTCATCCTGCTTGCCCGGTTCAAGAAGACGAATTTCCTTCTTTGCAGCTAATAGTTCGTCATGAACCAATTACGGATTTATTAGAGGAAGTGGATATTGCTTATACAAGCAATATCACTTCTGCAGCGATTGACGTTTATTGTTCTGGAGTTCCCGTGGTTTCCGTGTTAGACGGGACTTCTTTGAATATGAGTCCTCTTTTGGGTATGAATGACGTTGTTTTTGTCTCTACCGCAAATGAATTATCGAACGCGCTAGAGAGTGACTTCGACGTATTAGTAGGAAAAGAAAACTCTCTATTTTATATAGATCCGAATTTGCCTAAATGGAAAAAACTTTTGGCAATTGATTGA
- the kdsB gene encoding 3-deoxy-manno-octulosonate cytidylyltransferase has protein sequence MKTIAILPARMASSRFPDKPLAKISGLEMIEHVRRRVEMSSSVDEVVVATCDEVIKQRVESFGGKAVMTSDVHRGCIDRVAEAALYVKGDIVIVVQGDEPLILPAMLDDLVKPMLNDSSIYCTNLVTKIVDEEEFQSPNVPKVVVDKNWDLLYASREPIPSRKKYSNEDYLKLKQLGVIAFRNDFLQTFAALAPTPLEVIESVDMNRAIEHGYKVRMVLTEGVMIGVDVPGDVSRVESVFKTDSLLSKYLS, from the coding sequence ATGAAAACGATTGCAATACTTCCGGCGAGAATGGCTTCTTCCAGATTTCCGGATAAACCATTGGCGAAAATTTCCGGATTAGAAATGATTGAACACGTCAGGCGTAGGGTTGAGATGTCCTCTTCCGTTGATGAGGTGGTTGTAGCCACTTGTGATGAAGTCATCAAACAAAGAGTAGAGTCTTTCGGTGGAAAAGCGGTGATGACTTCGGATGTTCACAGAGGTTGTATTGACCGGGTTGCAGAAGCAGCTCTTTATGTAAAAGGAGATATCGTTATCGTTGTCCAAGGAGATGAGCCTTTGATTTTGCCAGCGATGTTGGACGATTTGGTCAAACCGATGTTAAATGACTCTTCGATTTATTGTACAAATTTAGTTACAAAAATTGTAGATGAAGAAGAGTTTCAAAGTCCGAACGTTCCTAAGGTCGTTGTTGATAAAAATTGGGATCTACTTTATGCTTCGAGAGAACCAATCCCGTCTCGAAAAAAATATTCAAATGAAGATTATTTAAAGCTCAAGCAACTAGGGGTGATTGCATTTCGAAACGATTTCTTGCAAACTTTTGCAGCGCTTGCTCCGACTCCTTTGGAGGTTATCGAATCGGTGGATATGAATCGTGCAATCGAACACGGCTATAAGGTGCGAATGGTGCTAACAGAAGGGGTGATGATTGGAGTGGACGTTCCAGGAGACGTTTCCAGAGTCGAGTCTGTTTTTAAAACGGACTCGTTGCTATCGAAGTATTTATCATGA
- a CDS encoding IS5 family transposase codes for MKSDLGHLDIPEEIWKRLHPLLPKRKTNSKKESCFRFDDRVAMAAIYYRVRTGIQWKFI; via the coding sequence ATGAAATCAGATTTAGGTCATTTAGATATCCCTGAAGAGATTTGGAAACGCCTTCATCCCTTGCTACCAAAGCGTAAAACAAACTCCAAGAAAGAAAGTTGTTTTCGGTTTGATGATAGAGTGGCGATGGCCGCAATATATTACAGGGTAAGAACAGGAATTCAATGGAAATTTATCTAA
- a CDS encoding glycosyltransferase family 2 protein, producing MKDIIVSIVIPTYNRANDLRRCLFSLVSQTYRNFEVIVCDDGSTDDSEAVIKEFQFSLKINYYHLENFGGPSRPRNFGIQKAKGKYIALLDSDDWWAPKKLEMSVSILESKNIDLVYHDLYKISSTSQFFFWKKEKTRILKSPVLRDLIVNGNAINNSSVVVRKSVLDVVGSLDETPGLVAGEDYDYWLRIAKITDRFYRIPRTLGYYWTGGGNLTNPIRSLNILRTLQKKYQSDFDRYISNRGKTPWWFYKTRFLVHLSLGNLQDAKNEIAFLQEAPLRIKWKYVTLFRLKNLLNFFRF from the coding sequence ATGAAAGATATCATAGTAAGCATTGTGATTCCAACTTACAATAGGGCAAATGATTTAAGGCGATGTCTTTTTAGCTTGGTTTCTCAAACATACCGGAATTTTGAAGTGATCGTTTGCGATGATGGATCGACGGATGATTCCGAGGCCGTTATAAAGGAATTTCAATTTTCTCTTAAAATCAATTATTATCATTTGGAGAATTTTGGGGGACCGTCCAGACCAAGAAATTTTGGAATCCAGAAGGCAAAAGGCAAATACATTGCCTTACTAGACTCAGATGACTGGTGGGCTCCGAAAAAGTTGGAAATGTCCGTTTCCATTTTGGAATCTAAAAATATCGATTTAGTCTATCACGATTTATATAAAATAAGTTCAACTTCACAATTTTTCTTTTGGAAAAAAGAAAAGACGAGAATCTTAAAGTCACCGGTTTTGCGGGATCTAATTGTAAACGGAAACGCGATTAATAATTCGAGTGTGGTCGTACGTAAATCCGTTTTAGATGTGGTGGGAAGTTTGGATGAAACACCGGGTTTGGTTGCAGGTGAGGATTATGATTATTGGTTGAGGATCGCAAAAATTACTGATCGCTTTTATAGAATTCCGCGAACCCTCGGTTATTACTGGACTGGAGGCGGTAATTTGACAAATCCAATACGGTCTTTGAATATACTTCGCACTTTGCAGAAAAAATATCAATCGGATTTTGATAGATACATCTCAAATCGTGGTAAAACCCCGTGGTGGTTTTATAAAACTAGATTCTTAGTCCATCTATCTTTAGGCAATTTGCAGGATGCAAAGAATGAAATTGCGTTTCTGCAAGAGGCACCACTTCGAATCAAATGGAAATACGTAACCCTATTTCGACTCAAGAATTTATTGAATTTTTTTCGATTTTAA
- a CDS encoding FkbM family methyltransferase: MITNKLLKTNPLIIADVGASGGIHPRWEKFTSFYKGILFEPDPREYEQLIKQKDTRILVIGTALSDSKQEISFNLCKRQQVSSAYLPNLKFLKAFPDAERYDVERAIKIKTDSIDSLLKDKEVRYIDFLKVDTQGLELSILKGASHYLNDTIGLQIEIEFVPMYLNQPLFPEVDEYIRKQGFTLFDLQRYYWKRKDSFATGIDKGQLIFCDTLYFKTPESILSAANLSNEKLVRTICIYLVYGYTDLAQVLFNEGDFKKRFDNATYNLINKLIAKQKKWQIIPKFRGKGHLRNILQKITNIFEEHEWYSGSDKNLGNL, translated from the coding sequence ATGATAACTAATAAATTATTAAAAACCAACCCTCTAATAATAGCGGATGTCGGAGCAAGTGGAGGTATACATCCCAGATGGGAGAAGTTTACTTCTTTTTACAAAGGGATACTTTTTGAACCAGATCCTAGAGAATATGAGCAATTAATAAAGCAAAAAGATACTAGGATATTAGTAATTGGTACTGCTCTGTCAGATTCAAAACAGGAAATTTCATTTAATTTATGTAAAAGACAACAAGTTTCTTCTGCTTACTTGCCAAATCTAAAATTTTTAAAAGCATTTCCTGATGCAGAAAGATACGATGTAGAAAGGGCGATTAAGATTAAAACAGATAGTATTGATTCTCTTTTAAAGGATAAAGAAGTTAGGTATATAGATTTTTTAAAAGTTGATACTCAAGGATTGGAACTATCTATTTTGAAGGGCGCTTCTCATTATTTAAATGATACAATTGGTTTACAAATTGAAATAGAATTTGTTCCAATGTATTTGAATCAACCATTGTTTCCTGAAGTTGATGAGTATATTCGAAAACAAGGATTTACGCTTTTCGATTTGCAGCGTTATTATTGGAAACGTAAGGATAGCTTTGCCACAGGAATTGACAAAGGGCAATTAATTTTTTGCGACACCCTTTATTTTAAAACTCCTGAATCTATTTTATCAGCTGCAAATCTAAGTAATGAGAAATTGGTTCGGACAATTTGTATTTATCTTGTTTATGGTTATACTGATTTAGCCCAGGTTTTATTCAATGAAGGTGACTTTAAGAAGCGATTTGATAACGCTACTTATAATTTGATTAATAAATTAATTGCAAAGCAGAAAAAGTGGCAAATTATTCCTAAGTTTCGTGGAAAAGGGCATTTACGTAATATTTTACAAAAAATTACAAATATTTTTGAAGAACATGAATGGTATTCAGGTTCAGATAAAAATTTAGGAAATCTATAA
- a CDS encoding IS256 family transposase, whose amino-acid sequence MSKPKNRAEELLDELIKDKSPEDLLGNEGLLKQLTKSLIERAMQGEMTHHLGYEKNSSLGNNTGNSRNGKSNKKLKGDFGTIDLEIPRDRNGSFEPQIIQKGQTRFTGFDDKIISMYSRGMTTREITQHLQEIYQVEVSADLISEVTDSVLETVIEWQNRSLDKVYPILIMDALVVKVRDGHHVQNKSFYLALGINLQGTKEILGIWVERTEGAKFWLQILTDLKNRGVEDILIACVDGLKGFPDTIISVFPNAQVQLCIVHMVRNSLKWVSYKQKKELMIDLKAIYKSPSAEIAKKSLDDFSTKWDSQYPMISKSWRNNWESVIPFLAYPPNIRKAIYTTNAIESMNMGLRKIIKNRGSFPTDEAAIKLLYLALNNMSKKWTMPIQDWGKAMNQFSIIFGDRLKFDSF is encoded by the coding sequence ATGAGCAAACCCAAAAATCGAGCTGAAGAGCTACTCGATGAATTAATCAAAGATAAGAGTCCTGAAGATCTACTGGGAAATGAAGGCCTCTTAAAGCAACTAACGAAATCACTGATAGAGCGAGCGATGCAAGGTGAGATGACGCATCACCTTGGATATGAGAAGAATTCCTCGTTGGGCAATAACACAGGAAATTCTCGGAATGGAAAAAGTAACAAAAAGCTCAAAGGAGATTTTGGAACAATCGATTTGGAAATACCTCGAGACAGAAACGGCAGTTTCGAACCTCAGATCATACAAAAAGGTCAGACACGTTTTACCGGCTTCGATGACAAAATCATTTCGATGTATTCACGCGGAATGACCACACGAGAAATTACCCAACATCTCCAAGAAATCTATCAAGTGGAAGTCTCAGCGGATCTGATCTCAGAAGTCACCGATTCGGTACTGGAAACGGTGATCGAGTGGCAGAATCGTTCTTTGGATAAAGTATATCCAATTCTCATCATGGACGCGTTAGTCGTAAAGGTGAGAGACGGCCACCACGTTCAAAACAAATCCTTCTATTTGGCTTTAGGAATCAATCTACAGGGCACAAAAGAGATACTTGGGATTTGGGTGGAGCGCACCGAAGGAGCGAAGTTCTGGCTTCAGATCTTAACCGATTTAAAGAATCGCGGAGTTGAAGATATCTTAATTGCTTGTGTCGACGGGTTAAAGGGATTTCCGGATACGATCATATCAGTTTTTCCTAATGCACAAGTTCAACTTTGTATCGTTCATATGGTAAGGAATTCTTTGAAATGGGTTTCTTACAAACAGAAGAAAGAGTTGATGATTGATTTAAAGGCTATCTACAAATCTCCGTCGGCAGAGATTGCTAAGAAAAGCCTTGATGATTTTTCAACCAAATGGGACAGTCAATATCCGATGATCAGCAAGTCCTGGAGAAACAATTGGGAATCGGTGATTCCTTTTTTGGCCTATCCACCTAATATTCGTAAGGCGATTTACACCACAAACGCCATCGAATCTATGAATATGGGTTTAAGAAAAATTATCAAGAATCGGGGTTCGTTTCCTACCGATGAAGCGGCTATCAAGCTTCTTTATTTAGCTTTGAATAATATGTCTAAAAAATGGACCATGCCTATTCAAGATTGGGGAAAAGCAATGAATCAATTTTCGATTATTTTCGGCGATCGGTTGAAGTTCGATTCGTTTTAA
- a CDS encoding inositol monophosphatase family protein, with the protein MNIKSKVQFLRFAQEIASEVGQTLQKRNPASLRIHASEIHDVKIEADLKAERKIIQYLSKNSQLPILSEESGEMRSVSYSQTDSELRWIVDPLDGSLNYIKGIPMSGVSIGLWNAEVPILGVVYDIFRNDLYSGVVGNASWKNRKKIRVSNVYLKSDSVLCTGIPVKNDFATKTLHNFVSEFQEYKKVRLLGSASLSLCMVASGAAEIYKENNIQLWDVGGGLPVVLGAGGAATFHKTLVSQYTYDVRATNGSL; encoded by the coding sequence ATGAATATAAAATCGAAGGTACAGTTTTTACGGTTTGCACAAGAAATTGCTTCCGAAGTTGGGCAAACATTGCAAAAAAGAAATCCTGCTTCGCTGCGTATTCATGCTTCTGAAATTCATGATGTAAAAATTGAAGCAGATTTAAAAGCTGAACGCAAAATCATTCAATATCTTTCTAAAAACTCTCAACTTCCAATTCTAAGTGAAGAGTCAGGAGAAATGAGAAGTGTATCTTACTCTCAAACGGATTCAGAGTTACGCTGGATTGTGGACCCTCTTGATGGAAGTTTGAATTATATAAAAGGAATTCCAATGAGCGGAGTTTCGATTGGGCTTTGGAATGCAGAGGTTCCAATTTTAGGAGTTGTTTATGATATTTTTAGAAACGATTTGTATTCCGGGGTTGTGGGGAACGCTTCTTGGAAGAATCGAAAAAAAATTAGAGTGAGTAATGTTTATTTAAAATCTGATTCAGTTTTGTGTACTGGGATACCGGTGAAAAATGACTTTGCGACAAAAACTCTGCACAATTTTGTTTCAGAGTTTCAAGAATATAAAAAAGTGAGGTTGCTCGGTTCTGCTTCTCTTTCTTTGTGTATGGTAGCGTCCGGGGCCGCAGAGATTTATAAGGAAAATAATATTCAGCTTTGGGATGTAGGTGGTGGGCTTCCGGTTGTTTTAGGAGCCGGGGGAGCAGCCACTTTTCATAAAACTTTGGTTTCACAATATACATATGATGTTCGGGCGACAAATGGAAGTCTATGA
- a CDS encoding Gfo/Idh/MocA family protein translates to MKKLKIGIAGYGVVGKRRHQYIKQNPNLIVTAICDKSLLDGRNTFENLNVYQKFQNLIQKEELDILLVCLTNDVAAEATILGLKNGLHVFCEKPPGRNVQEISEVREVERQFPTLKLKYGFNHRYHDSIREALKIVSSGKMGKVINIRGIYGKSAIVNVADGWRANREIAGGGILLDQGIHMVDLIRLFAGEMSEIKSYVSNSYWNLDVEDNAFALMKSESGVIVQFQSTATEWRHRFNLQINMGEGSLVLSGILSGSKSYGQETLTIYPKDLESGGNPRMETINYLEDNSWRDEINEFTNHILKDEPIRTGSSLDAYQTMKLVYQIYYADPVWRERYQIEF, encoded by the coding sequence ATGAAGAAGCTTAAAATTGGTATTGCAGGATATGGGGTCGTAGGAAAACGCAGACACCAATATATCAAACAAAATCCTAATTTAATAGTTACCGCAATTTGTGATAAGAGTTTACTGGACGGAAGAAACACATTTGAGAATTTGAATGTATATCAAAAGTTTCAAAATTTAATTCAAAAAGAAGAGTTGGATATACTGCTTGTTTGTTTGACCAATGATGTGGCTGCCGAGGCTACGATTCTTGGTCTAAAAAATGGACTGCATGTTTTTTGTGAAAAACCACCCGGTAGAAATGTTCAAGAAATAAGCGAAGTTCGTGAAGTTGAAAGGCAGTTTCCGACTCTAAAATTAAAATATGGATTCAATCATAGATATCATGATTCCATTCGAGAGGCCTTAAAAATTGTCTCTTCCGGTAAGATGGGAAAGGTCATCAATATTCGTGGGATCTATGGAAAATCAGCCATTGTAAATGTTGCTGACGGTTGGAGAGCCAATCGAGAAATTGCGGGAGGCGGCATCCTCTTAGATCAAGGGATTCATATGGTGGATTTGATTCGTCTTTTTGCAGGCGAGATGAGCGAAATCAAAAGTTATGTTTCCAATAGCTATTGGAATTTAGACGTAGAAGACAATGCGTTTGCTTTGATGAAGTCTGAATCTGGAGTGATTGTTCAGTTTCAATCTACGGCAACCGAATGGCGACATAGATTTAACTTACAGATTAATATGGGAGAAGGTAGTCTTGTGCTTTCGGGAATTCTTTCAGGTTCGAAATCGTATGGGCAAGAGACGTTAACCATTTATCCTAAGGATTTAGAGTCGGGTGGAAATCCAAGAATGGAAACGATCAATTATTTGGAAGATAACTCTTGGAGAGATGAGATCAACGAATTCACGAATCATATTCTAAAAGATGAACCCATCCGAACTGGTTCCAGTTTGGATGCGTATCAAACTATGAAACTAGTATATCAAATTTATTATGCAGATCCTGTTTGGAGAGAAAGATATCAAATAGAATTTTAA
- a CDS encoding phosphoglycerate dehydrogenase: MKSKKIFISTYPFGFYNSEPLKILHETGWEIFTNPLKRKLTPIEVSEFAKDVDGIIAGTEDLTPLIYKNENLKIISRVGIGLDSVPLKLCKERGIAVAYTPDAVTMAVVELTIGLMVSLTRKVLSAHQELKVGGWSRFTGKRLGESRIGIIGAGRVGLNVIRILSEFKPKMILINDLKEKEKEILEVLKGKNVNFKLVSKEEIYATSDIVSLHVPLTNKTRNLIREKEFSIFSKDTFLINTARGGIVNESDLYNALKFNRIAGAAIDVFEQEPYKGNLIELDNIILTEHMGSCSYDCRLLMEKGSAQEVVRFFQGQSLLNPVPEEEYQNQIV, from the coding sequence ATGAAATCAAAAAAAATATTTATTTCCACATACCCATTCGGTTTTTATAATTCTGAACCTTTGAAAATTCTCCATGAAACTGGTTGGGAAATTTTTACCAATCCTTTAAAACGAAAGTTGACTCCTATTGAAGTCTCTGAGTTTGCAAAAGACGTGGACGGTATTATTGCAGGGACAGAAGATTTGACTCCTCTGATTTATAAGAACGAAAATTTAAAGATTATTTCTCGAGTTGGGATTGGTTTGGATTCTGTTCCATTAAAGCTATGTAAGGAGCGAGGAATTGCAGTCGCTTACACTCCAGATGCGGTTACTATGGCAGTAGTGGAATTGACGATTGGCTTAATGGTTTCCCTCACAAGAAAAGTCCTTTCAGCACATCAGGAATTGAAAGTTGGAGGTTGGTCTAGATTTACTGGAAAACGATTGGGCGAGTCTAGGATTGGAATTATTGGCGCTGGCAGAGTCGGACTGAACGTAATTCGTATTTTATCCGAATTTAAACCTAAAATGATTTTGATCAATGATCTCAAAGAGAAAGAAAAAGAAATCTTAGAAGTTTTGAAAGGTAAAAACGTTAATTTTAAACTTGTCAGTAAAGAAGAGATCTACGCGACTTCTGATATTGTTTCTTTGCATGTTCCTTTGACGAATAAAACTAGAAATTTAATCAGAGAAAAAGAATTCAGCATTTTTTCTAAAGATACTTTTTTGATCAACACTGCTAGAGGGGGGATTGTCAACGAAAGTGATCTATACAACGCATTAAAGTTTAATCGGATTGCAGGGGCTGCAATTGACGTTTTTGAACAAGAACCATATAAAGGAAATCTAATTGAATTGGATAATATTATACTTACGGAACATATGGGATCTTGTTCCTATGACTGTAGGCTTTTAATGGAAAAAGGTTCAGCACAAGAGGTAGTTCGTTTTTTTCAAGGTCAGAGTTTACTCAATCCGGTGCCCGAAGAAGAATATCAAAATCAGATTGTTTAA
- a CDS encoding methyltransferase domain-containing protein produces the protein MKENEIRPKDLLLKYLNLVESDSKKLDKAKFLEIPCPACKSESYTKHIYKNEYNYVLCNECGSLFCNPRPSEEILEEFYRAAESSQFWSDVFFPTVAESRREKLFRPKAERIFKYFKEKKFYPAKICDVGSGYGIFLEEMLHFFTGSEVFGIEPSLEMVEISQNKGINTLNTTAENSAEWSNQFDLVISSEVIEHVFSVSKFINSIFNLVKPGGYCLLTGLGYEGFDILTLQEKSNSVFPPHHLNFMSVYGFEIAFKDVGFSEVEILTPGELDVDIVLNSGYETEFIRVLRNRGADAISEFQSFLKKYQLSSHIWVFAKK, from the coding sequence ATGAAAGAAAATGAAATCCGTCCCAAAGATTTACTGCTCAAGTATTTGAATTTAGTGGAGTCAGACTCCAAGAAATTAGATAAAGCTAAATTCTTGGAAATTCCCTGTCCTGCATGCAAATCAGAAAGTTATACAAAGCATATCTATAAAAATGAATATAACTATGTTTTGTGCAATGAGTGCGGGAGCCTATTTTGTAATCCAAGGCCGTCTGAGGAAATTTTAGAAGAATTTTATAGAGCAGCGGAATCGTCTCAGTTTTGGTCGGACGTATTTTTTCCTACCGTGGCCGAGTCTAGACGAGAAAAATTATTCCGACCAAAAGCCGAACGAATATTCAAATACTTTAAAGAAAAGAAATTTTATCCCGCAAAGATCTGCGATGTTGGTTCTGGATATGGCATATTTTTAGAAGAGATGCTTCATTTTTTTACCGGTTCCGAAGTTTTCGGTATTGAACCATCTTTAGAGATGGTGGAAATTTCTCAGAATAAAGGGATCAATACTTTAAATACTACTGCAGAAAACTCTGCAGAGTGGTCTAATCAGTTTGATTTAGTTATCTCTTCTGAAGTGATCGAACACGTTTTTTCTGTTTCGAAATTTATAAATTCAATTTTTAATTTAGTCAAACCGGGTGGATATTGTCTGCTAACGGGGTTAGGGTATGAAGGTTTTGATATTTTGACTCTTCAAGAAAAATCGAATAGTGTTTTTCCTCCCCATCATCTTAATTTTATGAGTGTTTACGGATTTGAAATTGCTTTTAAGGATGTAGGATTTTCTGAAGTAGAAATTCTTACTCCTGGTGAGTTGGACGTGGACATCGTATTGAATAGTGGTTATGAAACTGAGTTTATCCGAGTATTGAGGAATCGAGGAGCCGATGCGATTTCTGAATTTCAATCTTTTCTAAAAAAATACCAATTAAGTTCGCACATATGGGTTTTTGCTAAAAAATAA